In a genomic window of Corvus moneduloides isolate bCorMon1 chromosome 17, bCorMon1.pri, whole genome shotgun sequence:
- the CD40 gene encoding tumor necrosis factor receptor superfamily member 5 isoform X2: MNRLGLLGLLCAALLGCWEPGDALTCFDKQYMYKGRCCNRCQPGKKLVSECNKTEDSVCAPCGSGHYQPSWTKEKHCAPHDTCEGNAGLTVKMQGNATHNTVCQCRAGMHCSDISCQTCVENQPCQLGSGFVAAKAMNRMSSPCEPCAEGTFSNVSSKTEPCYPWTSCEEKGLVVKVKGTNSSDVICESNRRSSLSVLIPITAAVFTCLLGVCIYCLVHTDSRRRVPNEIEAGEPGENPDTPQPTEQDENVLPVQETLLRCQPVAQEDGKESRISEQEML, translated from the exons tgctgggagccTGGTGATGCCTTAACATGCTTTGATAAGCAGTATATGTACAAGGGCAGATGCTGCAACCGGTGTCAGCCAG GGAAAAAGCTGGTCTCTGAGTGCAATAAAACAGAAGACTCTGTCTGTGCCCCCTGTGGGAGCGGGCACTATCAGCCGAGCTGGACCAAGGAGAAGCACTGTGCTCCTCATGATACCTGTGAAGGCA ATGCTGGCCTCACTGTGAAGATGCAAGGAAATGCAACACACAACACGGTGTGCCAGTGCCGGGCCGGCATGCACTGCTCTGACATCAGCTGCCAGACCTGTGTGGAGAACCAGCCTTGCCAGCTTGGCTCTGGCTTCGTGGCAG CCAAGGCCATGAACCGGATGTCATCCCCCTGTGAACCCTGTGCAGAAGGCACCTTCTCCAACGTCTCTTCTAAAACTGAGCCGTGTTATCCCTGGACAAG TTGTGAGGAAAAGGGGCTGGTGGTGAAGGTGAAAGGGACGAACTCCTCGGATGTGATCTGCG AGTCGAACAGGCGCTCCTCGCTGTCAGTGCTGATCCCCATCACGGCTGCAGTCTTCACGTGCCTCCTGGGTGTCTGCATCTACTGCCTGGTCCACACAG ATTCCAGGCGACGGGTGCCAAACGAG ATAGAGGCTGGGGAGCCCGGAGAGAACCCAGATACCCCGCAGCCCACGGAGCAGGATGAGAATGTCTTGCCTGTGCAGGAGACCCTACTCAGGTGCCAGCCTGTGGCCCAGGAAGATGGCAAGGAGAGCCGCATCTcagagcaggagatgctgtga
- the CD40 gene encoding tumor necrosis factor receptor superfamily member 5 isoform X1: protein MPGRVPRSGLPGPRQGGGAIWTARYPLQCWEPGDALTCFDKQYMYKGRCCNRCQPGKKLVSECNKTEDSVCAPCGSGHYQPSWTKEKHCAPHDTCEGNAGLTVKMQGNATHNTVCQCRAGMHCSDISCQTCVENQPCQLGSGFVAAKAMNRMSSPCEPCAEGTFSNVSSKTEPCYPWTSCEEKGLVVKVKGTNSSDVICESNRRSSLSVLIPITAAVFTCLLGVCIYCLVHTDSRRRVPNEIEAGEPGENPDTPQPTEQDENVLPVQETLLRCQPVAQEDGKESRISEQEML, encoded by the exons G tgctgggagccTGGTGATGCCTTAACATGCTTTGATAAGCAGTATATGTACAAGGGCAGATGCTGCAACCGGTGTCAGCCAG GGAAAAAGCTGGTCTCTGAGTGCAATAAAACAGAAGACTCTGTCTGTGCCCCCTGTGGGAGCGGGCACTATCAGCCGAGCTGGACCAAGGAGAAGCACTGTGCTCCTCATGATACCTGTGAAGGCA ATGCTGGCCTCACTGTGAAGATGCAAGGAAATGCAACACACAACACGGTGTGCCAGTGCCGGGCCGGCATGCACTGCTCTGACATCAGCTGCCAGACCTGTGTGGAGAACCAGCCTTGCCAGCTTGGCTCTGGCTTCGTGGCAG CCAAGGCCATGAACCGGATGTCATCCCCCTGTGAACCCTGTGCAGAAGGCACCTTCTCCAACGTCTCTTCTAAAACTGAGCCGTGTTATCCCTGGACAAG TTGTGAGGAAAAGGGGCTGGTGGTGAAGGTGAAAGGGACGAACTCCTCGGATGTGATCTGCG AGTCGAACAGGCGCTCCTCGCTGTCAGTGCTGATCCCCATCACGGCTGCAGTCTTCACGTGCCTCCTGGGTGTCTGCATCTACTGCCTGGTCCACACAG ATTCCAGGCGACGGGTGCCAAACGAG ATAGAGGCTGGGGAGCCCGGAGAGAACCCAGATACCCCGCAGCCCACGGAGCAGGATGAGAATGTCTTGCCTGTGCAGGAGACCCTACTCAGGTGCCAGCCTGTGGCCCAGGAAGATGGCAAGGAGAGCCGCATCTcagagcaggagatgctgtga